Proteins from one Nicotiana tabacum cultivar K326 chromosome 23, ASM71507v2, whole genome shotgun sequence genomic window:
- the LOC142177343 gene encoding uncharacterized protein LOC142177343 produces the protein MAGAITRSALGLLHNAKDEHRRDTNSLVYGTDAVIPVREPSLRYSHESGLRNDESRRQALEESEERRDMAYIRMVAQKQQEERYYNKKVKIGPLKVGDYVFKAKAQASKDPREVKLATNWDGPYKIMATANKGSLQLETTEGKLLPNN, from the coding sequence ATGGCCGGAGCTATTACCAGAAGTGCTTTGGGCCTATTGCACAATGCCAAAGATGAGCACAGGAGAGACACCAACTCtttagtctatgggactgatgcgGTAATACCGGTCAGAGAGCCCAGCTTGCGATATTCCCATGAAAGCGGGCTGAGGAACGATGAAAGCAGAAGGCAAGCGCTCGAAGAATCCGAAGAACGGAGAGATATGGCCTATATAAGGATGGTCGCCCAAAAACAGCAGGAAGAACGCTATTATAACAAAAAGGTCAAGATCGGACCACTCAAAGTTGGGGACTACGTGTTCAAGGCTAAAGCACAAGCAAGTAAAGACCCACGGGAAGTCAAACTAGCGACGAATTGGGATGGCCCATACAAAATCATGGCAACAGCAAATAAAGGGTCACTTCAACTAGAAACAACGGAAGGAAAACTgctgccaaacaactag